A genomic window from Chrysoperla carnea chromosome 3, inChrCarn1.1, whole genome shotgun sequence includes:
- the LOC123295413 gene encoding 6-phosphofructo-2-kinase/fructose-2,6-bisphosphatase-like isoform X4 translates to MDLQNLGFKFLNKETFEHGERANYVNSPHVIAMVGLPARGKTYISKKLSRYLNWIGINTRVFNLGEYRRHATTAYKSHEFFRQDNMEAMALRTKCAVEALQDVCQWLKNGGEVAVFDATNSTMDRRKMIHNIVVEKMGYKLFFVESVCDDPSIIEQNIMEVKVSSPDYYNMNTETALTDFLQRIQHYQDRYHPLDEKSEKDLSFMKIYNTGEKVVVHKHEGHIQSRIVYYLMNIHITPRTIYITRHGESEMNLEGRIGGDSNLSERGQKYAKELAKYIREQNIEGLRVWTSWLKRTIQTVAEVPAPQERWKALNEIDAGICEEMTYDEISTSYPEEFTARDQNKFAYRYPRGESYEDLVARLEPVIMELERQGNVLVVSHQAVIRCLLAYFLDKSADELPYLHVPLHTVIKLTPVAYGCRLEHIRLQVDAVDTHRPKPKIPGSLEDKFKHKFLPVNGHDAVLDSELTSNTNF, encoded by the exons ATGGATTTACAAAACCtaggatttaaatttttaaataaagaaactttTGAACATG gagAAAGAGCGAATTATGTTAATAGCCCGCACGTTATTGCCATGGTTGGTTTGCCAGCCCGTGGTAAAActtacatatcaaaaaaattgtctagATACCTAAATTGGATTGGAATCAATACTAGAGTATTTAATTTGGGAGAATATCGACGACATGCTACAACCGCTTATAAAAGTCATGAATTTTTCCGACAAGATAATATGGAGGCAATGGCACTACGCACTAAATGTGCGGTTGAAGCATTACAAGATGTTTGTCAGTGGCTCAAAAATGGTGGGGAAGTTGCa gtATTTGATGCAACAAATTCAACGATGGATCGTCGAAAAATGATACATAACATCGTTGTAGAAAAAATgggttataaattattttttgtagaatCTGTATGTGATGATCCAAGtattattgaacaaaatattatggAAGTGAAAGTTAGCAGTCCAGATTATTACAACATGAATACAGAAACAGCTTTAACCGATTTCTTACAACGAATACAACATTATCAAGACCGTTATCATCCGTTAGATGAAAAATCAGAAAAGGATTtatcatttatgaaaatttataatactggTGAAAAGGTTGTCGTGCATAAACACGAAGGGCATATACAATCAAggattgtatattatttaatgaatatacaTATTACTCCTAGGACAATATATATTACAAGg CATGGTGAAAGCGAAATGAACTTAGAAGGTAGAATAGGTGGTGATTCTAATTTAAGTGAACGTGGACAAAAGTATGCAAAAGAATTAGCTAAATATATTCGTGAACAAAATATAGAAGGTTTAAGAGTATGGACGTCATGGTTGAAACGTACCATACAAACGGTAGCAGAAGTACCCGCCCCACAAGAACGATGGAAAGCTTTAAATGAAATCGATGCT GGCATTTGTGAAGAAATGACTTACGATGAAATATCAACCAGTTATCCGGAAGAATTTACTGCTAGGGATCAAAATAAATTTGCGTATCGCTATCCTAGAGGTGAAAGCTATGAGGATTTGGTGGCACGCTTAGAGCCAGTTATCATGGAATTAGAACGGCAAGGAAATGTACTAGTTGTATCACATCAAGCGGTTATTCGATGTCTGTTGGCATATTTCTTGGACAAATCTGCAG ATGAATTACCATATTTACATGTTCCATTACATACAGTGATAAAATTAACGCCTGTCGCTTATGGTTGTCGTCTCGAACATATTCGATTACAAGTCGATGCTGTCGATACTCATCGGCCAAAACCAAAg ATACCAGGATCATTAGAGgacaaatttaaacataaatttttaccaGTTAATGGACATGATGCAGTTTTGGATTCTGAATTAACGAGtaacacaaatttttga